A single region of the Duganella sp. BuS-21 genome encodes:
- a CDS encoding xanthine dehydrogenase family protein molybdopterin-binding subunit: MQGAKSTSRRRFILGGLAVSGALVVGWGVAPPRQRLNGSHPLPMGGDGVALNGWVGIHPDGSVSVAMPRSEMGQGVYTALPMLVAEEMDVPLSQVRVVQAPIDKIFGNIAMLQDGLPFHPDDTGRLKSTVSWVVGKVARELGLIITGGSSSVKDAWQPMREAGATARAMLVAAAAAEWKARAEDCRTEDGHVIHADGRRLAYGALAAKAVQAKPGEVRLKSPQDFKLIGRPQARRDTPSKVNGTAIFGIDVRPLDMLYAAVRMSPVIGGSVGSVDSAAALKMPGVVKLVDYAGALPEKTGAGAGVAVIAKSYWQARQAALALVIQWNDGPLAGLSSAAIYADFAARLDAEDGFAYYKAGDMDAVEGKAAGVAKTVKAEYRAPYLAHAAMEPVNCTAQVKDGKVHLWAPTQSPGFAVDVAAKVGGVSADDVVLTVTMLGGGFGRRLDVDMVAQVVAIAKQADGYPVQLIWSREDDTTHDVYRPASLARFSATLDAAGTVLGYDNKSASGAISHQFFKRNLGLPPGGPDKTTAEGEFDMQYHFANQRIRHVIVDSAVPLGYWRSVGHSHNAFFKESFIDELAHAAGKDSVVFRRELLAQHPRHLAVLNAAVAKAGAAPEGRAHGVALHQSFGTIVAQVAEVSVEGAEIRVHRVVCAVDCGLAVNPNTIAQQAESGVVFGLSAALYGAVTIKDGKVEQSNFHDYAVLRLNQAPEVETIILPSAAHPEGMGEPATPPIAPAVANAVFKLTGQRLRSLPLSLA, from the coding sequence ATGCAGGGAGCGAAAAGTACATCGCGCCGCCGCTTCATCCTGGGCGGCCTGGCGGTCAGCGGCGCCTTGGTGGTTGGCTGGGGCGTGGCGCCGCCGCGCCAGCGCCTGAACGGATCGCACCCGCTGCCGATGGGCGGCGACGGTGTGGCCTTGAACGGCTGGGTGGGCATCCACCCGGACGGCAGCGTCAGCGTGGCCATGCCGCGCAGCGAAATGGGGCAGGGCGTGTACACGGCCTTGCCGATGCTGGTGGCGGAGGAAATGGACGTGCCGCTGTCGCAAGTGCGGGTGGTGCAAGCGCCGATCGATAAAATTTTCGGCAACATCGCCATGCTGCAGGACGGGCTGCCGTTCCATCCCGATGATACGGGCCGCCTGAAAAGCACGGTCAGCTGGGTGGTGGGCAAGGTCGCGCGCGAGCTGGGGCTGATCATCACCGGCGGTTCGTCGAGCGTGAAAGACGCGTGGCAACCGATGCGCGAAGCCGGCGCCACGGCGCGCGCCATGCTGGTGGCCGCTGCCGCCGCCGAATGGAAGGCGCGCGCGGAAGACTGCCGCACCGAGGATGGCCACGTGATCCACGCCGACGGCCGCCGTCTGGCATATGGTGCGCTGGCTGCCAAGGCGGTGCAGGCCAAGCCGGGCGAGGTGCGTCTGAAATCGCCGCAGGACTTCAAGCTGATAGGCCGTCCGCAGGCGCGCCGCGATACGCCGTCCAAGGTCAACGGCACCGCCATTTTCGGCATCGACGTGCGGCCGCTGGACATGTTGTACGCGGCGGTGCGCATGTCGCCGGTGATCGGCGGCTCGGTCGGCAGCGTCGACAGCGCGGCCGCGCTGAAGATGCCCGGCGTGGTCAAGCTGGTGGACTATGCGGGCGCGCTGCCGGAGAAAACCGGCGCCGGCGCCGGCGTCGCGGTCATCGCCAAGAGCTACTGGCAGGCCAGACAGGCCGCGCTGGCGCTGGTGATTCAATGGAACGACGGCCCGCTGGCGGGCCTGTCGAGCGCCGCCATCTATGCCGATTTCGCGGCCAGGCTGGATGCGGAAGACGGCTTCGCCTACTACAAGGCGGGCGACATGGACGCGGTGGAAGGCAAGGCCGCCGGCGTGGCCAAGACCGTGAAGGCCGAATACCGCGCGCCATATCTGGCGCATGCGGCCATGGAGCCGGTCAACTGTACTGCGCAGGTCAAGGACGGCAAGGTGCACCTGTGGGCGCCGACGCAGTCGCCTGGCTTCGCGGTGGACGTGGCGGCCAAGGTGGGCGGCGTGTCGGCCGACGACGTGGTGCTGACGGTGACCATGCTGGGCGGCGGCTTCGGCCGGCGGCTCGACGTGGACATGGTGGCCCAGGTGGTGGCCATCGCCAAGCAGGCGGATGGCTATCCGGTGCAGCTGATCTGGTCGCGCGAGGACGATACCACGCACGACGTCTACCGCCCGGCATCGCTGGCGCGTTTCAGCGCCACGCTGGACGCTGCGGGCACGGTGCTCGGCTACGACAACAAATCGGCCAGCGGCGCGATCTCGCACCAATTCTTCAAGCGCAATCTCGGCCTGCCGCCGGGCGGCCCGGACAAGACCACGGCCGAAGGCGAATTCGACATGCAGTACCACTTCGCCAACCAACGCATCCGCCATGTGATCGTGGACAGTGCGGTGCCGCTGGGCTACTGGCGTTCGGTGGGCCACTCGCACAATGCGTTCTTCAAAGAGAGCTTCATCGACGAACTGGCGCATGCGGCGGGCAAGGACAGCGTGGTATTCCGCCGCGAACTGCTGGCGCAGCATCCACGTCACCTGGCGGTGCTGAACGCGGCGGTGGCCAAGGCCGGCGCGGCGCCGGAGGGCAGGGCGCATGGCGTGGCGCTGCATCAATCGTTCGGCACCATCGTCGCGCAGGTGGCGGAGGTGTCGGTGGAAGGCGCCGAGATCCGCGTGCACCGCGTGGTGTGCGCGGTCGACTGCGGGCTGGCGGTTAATCCGAATACGATTGCGCAGCAGGCGGAATCGGGCGTCGTGTTCGGCTTATCGGCGGCGTTGTACGGCGCGGTCACGATCAAGGATGGCAAGGTCGAGCAAAGCAACTTCCACGACTACGCGGTGCTGCGGCTGAACCAGGCGCCGGAAGTGGAAACCATCATCCTGCCAAGCGCGGCGCATCCCGAAGGCATGGGCGAGCCGGCGACGCCGCCGATCGCCCCGGCGGTCGCCAACGCCGTCTTCAAACTCACCGGCCAACGCCTGCGCAGCCTGCCGCTAAGCTTGGCCTAG
- a CDS encoding thioredoxin family protein → MASLTLNFENREEIAAAVAGDRWIVACLCAAWCGTCATYRATFDEVAARHLDKFFVWIDIEDHADVVGDLDVENFPTLLIQHHELVAFFGTMLPDAGIAHRLVQSTSAQSDQELQALITNSKERAQWQRDCNLRTLLGQA, encoded by the coding sequence ATGGCCAGCCTGACCCTGAATTTCGAGAACCGTGAAGAGATCGCCGCCGCCGTGGCCGGCGACCGCTGGATCGTCGCCTGCCTGTGCGCCGCCTGGTGCGGCACCTGCGCCACCTACCGCGCCACCTTCGACGAAGTGGCGGCGCGTCATCTGGACAAATTCTTCGTCTGGATCGACATTGAAGACCATGCTGACGTGGTCGGCGACCTGGACGTGGAAAACTTCCCGACCCTGCTGATCCAGCATCACGAGCTGGTGGCGTTCTTCGGCACCATGCTGCCGGATGCCGGCATCGCCCACCGCCTGGTGCAATCGACGTCCGCGCAAAGCGATCAAGAGCTGCAGGCGCTCATCACCAACAGCAAAGAACGCGCCCAGTGGCAACGCGACTGCAACCTGCGCACCCTGCTAGGCCAAGCTTAG
- the tsaB gene encoding tRNA (adenosine(37)-N6)-threonylcarbamoyltransferase complex dimerization subunit type 1 TsaB — MPIILAIETSSETASCALLRGDAVISRLSSGVRTHSQAVLPMIQELLAEAGISLQDCDAVAFGSGPGSFTGVRTACGVAQGLAFGGKLPAVPVVTLDAMALACHQQHGADEVLVMLDARMGEVYWAQYRFENGAPVAVLPAVLSAPADVRPQGSPVACGNGLSAYAEAFPAGGFAEVMPHAEQVAQLAAIAFAAGQTVTAAEAQPLYLRNKVAYTQAERREMTAAKEAGA, encoded by the coding sequence ATGCCTATTATTCTTGCCATTGAAACCTCGTCCGAGACCGCTTCCTGCGCTTTGCTGCGGGGCGATGCCGTCATTAGCCGCCTGTCGAGCGGCGTGCGTACCCATTCCCAGGCCGTGTTGCCGATGATTCAGGAGTTGCTGGCCGAGGCCGGCATCAGCCTGCAGGATTGCGATGCCGTCGCCTTCGGTTCAGGCCCCGGTTCGTTTACCGGCGTGCGCACCGCCTGCGGCGTGGCCCAGGGCCTGGCCTTCGGTGGCAAGCTACCGGCCGTGCCGGTAGTGACCTTGGATGCGATGGCGCTGGCCTGCCATCAGCAACACGGCGCCGACGAGGTGCTGGTGATGCTCGATGCGCGCATGGGCGAAGTCTATTGGGCGCAGTACCGGTTCGAGAACGGTGCGCCGGTGGCGGTGCTGCCGGCGGTGTTGTCGGCACCTGCCGACGTGCGTCCGCAGGGCTCGCCGGTGGCGTGCGGCAATGGTTTATCGGCGTATGCCGAGGCCTTCCCGGCCGGCGGCTTTGCCGAGGTAATGCCGCATGCGGAGCAGGTGGCGCAGTTGGCGGCCATCGCTTTTGCCGCCGGCCAGACCGTCACGGCCGCCGAGGCGCAGCCGCTGTATCTGCGCAACAAGGTCGCCTACACGCAGGCCGAGCGCCGTGAGATGACCGCCGCCAAGGAAGCCGGGGCATGA
- the rimI gene encoding ribosomal protein S18-alanine N-acetyltransferase, translated as MAPVWDLARLNYEPMHKTDLEQVLALEESVYPHPWSMANFVDSLNSNYEAWVLRDRDGELLGYFLLMAVVDESHLLNVAVSASKQGQGLGRFLLNQAVACSRGLGMESVLLEVRPSNTRALKIYERYGFKQIGRRKGYYPAAEGQREDAIVMRFGL; from the coding sequence ATCGCGCCGGTGTGGGATTTGGCGCGGCTCAATTACGAGCCGATGCACAAGACCGACCTGGAACAGGTGCTGGCGCTGGAGGAGAGCGTGTATCCGCATCCCTGGTCCATGGCCAATTTTGTCGATTCGCTCAACAGCAATTACGAAGCCTGGGTGCTGCGCGACCGCGATGGCGAGTTGCTCGGCTATTTCCTGCTGATGGCGGTGGTCGACGAGTCGCATTTGCTGAATGTGGCGGTGTCTGCCAGCAAGCAGGGACAGGGCTTGGGGCGTTTCCTGTTGAACCAGGCGGTAGCCTGTTCGCGCGGCCTGGGCATGGAGTCGGTGTTGCTGGAGGTTCGGCCGTCGAATACGCGGGCGCTGAAGATTTATGAGCGCTATGGATTTAAACAGATCGGCCGGCGCAAGGGTTATTACCCGGCGGCGGAAGGGCAACGCGAGGACGCTATTGTGATGCGGTTTGGCTTATGA
- a CDS encoding uracil-DNA glycosylase: MNRSTVFLQEMGIGVQWKLRNGVADVAGEEGATADAEAPDTFVSAVQALADGWPVAEALPAAPSAPVAPAAARPDAPPAAPAAAPRTPAPTAAPAAAAAGDDAMAWFDNAPTPPPSAAPARPASRPSASAAAPRAPAAEEAVAEGESTSWFDDAPAPARAAPVSDAAIAVMDWPTLKAAVSTCTRCDLCATRRNAVNGRGPEQARWIAFSGAPSRLDDRDAQAVAGEAGQLLHNMLKAIDLQPDTDVYITNVVKCRPATPDGADRAPTAEEVVACRPYLERELVLTGATMAMTFGQMAAKGLMMGPAARGKVMHYGAAQLPVVASYHPEDLLRKPEDKAKAWADLCLAKASHA; encoded by the coding sequence ATGAACCGGAGTACCGTGTTCCTGCAGGAGATGGGCATAGGCGTGCAATGGAAGTTGCGCAATGGCGTGGCGGACGTGGCCGGCGAGGAGGGCGCGACGGCGGACGCCGAGGCGCCGGATACCTTCGTTTCGGCAGTGCAGGCGCTGGCCGATGGCTGGCCGGTGGCCGAGGCGCTACCAGCCGCTCCGTCCGCACCAGTCGCACCTGCCGCCGCGCGCCCGGATGCTCCGCCAGCCGCACCGGCTGCCGCACCTCGCACGCCGGCGCCGACGGCGGCCCCGGCTGCTGCTGCGGCCGGGGACGACGCCATGGCCTGGTTCGACAACGCGCCGACACCGCCGCCGTCCGCCGCGCCTGCGCGCCCTGCATCGCGTCCATCGGCCTCTGCCGCCGCACCACGCGCGCCGGCAGCCGAAGAGGCCGTTGCCGAGGGCGAATCGACGTCCTGGTTCGACGACGCGCCGGCCCCGGCACGCGCGGCGCCCGTCAGCGACGCAGCCATCGCCGTCATGGACTGGCCTACCTTGAAGGCCGCCGTTTCCACCTGTACCCGCTGCGACCTGTGCGCCACGCGCCGCAACGCCGTCAACGGCCGTGGTCCCGAGCAGGCGCGCTGGATCGCCTTCAGCGGCGCACCATCGCGTCTTGATGACAGGGACGCACAAGCCGTCGCCGGTGAGGCCGGCCAACTGCTGCACAATATGCTGAAAGCCATCGACCTTCAGCCCGATACCGACGTCTACATCACCAACGTGGTCAAGTGCCGCCCGGCGACGCCCGACGGCGCCGACCGCGCACCGACCGCCGAGGAAGTGGTCGCCTGCCGTCCCTACCTGGAGCGTGAATTGGTGCTGACCGGCGCCACCATGGCAATGACCTTCGGCCAGATGGCCGCGAAGGGCCTGATGATGGGCCCGGCCGCGCGCGGCAAGGTGATGCACTACGGCGCCGCCCAGCTGCCGGTGGTGGCCAGCTACCACCCTGAAGATCTGCTGCGCAAGCCGGAAGACAAAGCCAAGGCCTGGGCCGACCTTTGCTTGGCGAAAGCCAGCCATGCCTGA
- a CDS encoding DUF1853 family protein has product MPDQSPGSYQALFESRWPHLSNPHVRALAWLLDAPDLLDPVAPHWQGRIASLGPMPQASADWLAALERDPAPLAAALGDKHYSRLGLYAEKLMAFYFAEHGQLHAHGLQVRADRTDTIGEFDFLLRVGADLVHIEFATKFYLLDANATGADFNGLIGPNLADTLGAKMRKIFDKQLSLADHPAARALLPQPVARAQALVKGWLFYPDGVPPMPGISQPHCHGFWMTQAQAAGLPEQQYAIMPRLQWLAPLKTDTGIDKAELLTALHDAAAPVMVAALQSVGEYLVEERRGFVVPDSWREQAAQRRHEGVLPA; this is encoded by the coding sequence ATGCCTGACCAGTCGCCCGGCAGCTATCAAGCCCTGTTTGAAAGCCGCTGGCCGCATCTGAGCAACCCGCACGTGCGGGCGCTGGCCTGGCTGCTGGACGCGCCCGACCTGCTTGATCCTGTCGCGCCGCACTGGCAAGGCCGCATCGCCTCGCTGGGCCCGATGCCGCAGGCCAGCGCCGACTGGCTGGCCGCGCTTGAACGCGATCCAGCCCCGCTGGCGGCCGCGCTCGGCGACAAGCACTATTCGCGCCTCGGCCTCTACGCTGAAAAGCTGATGGCCTTCTACTTCGCCGAACACGGCCAGTTGCATGCCCATGGCCTGCAAGTACGCGCCGACCGCACCGACACCATCGGCGAATTCGATTTCCTGCTGCGCGTAGGCGCGGACCTGGTACACATCGAATTCGCCACCAAGTTCTACTTGCTCGACGCCAACGCCACCGGTGCCGACTTCAACGGCCTGATCGGCCCCAACCTGGCCGATACGCTGGGCGCCAAGATGCGCAAGATTTTCGACAAGCAGCTGTCGCTGGCCGACCATCCGGCCGCCCGCGCCTTGCTGCCGCAGCCGGTGGCGCGCGCGCAGGCGTTGGTCAAGGGCTGGCTGTTCTATCCGGACGGCGTGCCGCCCATGCCAGGCATCTCGCAGCCGCATTGCCATGGCTTCTGGATGACGCAGGCGCAGGCCGCCGGCCTGCCGGAGCAGCAGTACGCCATCATGCCGCGCCTGCAATGGCTGGCGCCGCTCAAGACCGACACCGGCATCGACAAGGCCGAACTGTTGACCGCATTGCACGATGCCGCCGCGCCAGTCATGGTGGCGGCACTGCAAAGTGTAGGGGAGTATCTGGTGGAGGAGCGCCGGGGCTTCGTGGTGCCCGACAGCTGGCGTGAACAGGCCGCGCAGCGCCGCCACGAGGGCGTGCTGCCTGCGTGA
- the lplT gene encoding lysophospholipid transporter LplT, which yields MNRGFYTIMAAQFFSSLADNALLFVAIDLLINMQSPGWVTPLLKLSFTLFYVLLAAFVGAFADSMPKGKVMFISNLIKVGGCLLIFAHVHPLMAYAIVGFGAAVYSPAKYGILTELLPAEKLVAANGWVEGLTVLSIIFGTVMGGALVGGRVSGFLLGFDMPVIDTGIETPTQAALCVVVGIYMLAALFNTRIPDTGCVYGHQERNPIRLISDFANCFGMLWKDKLGQISLGVTTLFWGAAQTLQFIVLEWANRTLKLSYEQSTSLVGVVAIGVAVGAIISARCITLRKSLSVIPVGIAMGVIVMLMPLVQSLTLAYPLLILVGLLGGFFLVPMNALLQHRGHVLMSAGHSIAVQNFNENLSILTMLAVYSLMLRAHLNLNIIIVLFGLFLAGTMLYILRRHLANQREFDSISLIGEAKH from the coding sequence ATGAATCGTGGTTTCTATACCATCATGGCAGCGCAGTTCTTTTCGTCGTTGGCGGATAACGCGCTGCTGTTTGTTGCGATTGACTTACTGATAAATATGCAATCGCCAGGATGGGTCACTCCGCTCCTGAAGCTGTCGTTTACGCTCTTTTATGTGCTGTTGGCGGCGTTTGTCGGTGCGTTCGCAGATTCGATGCCCAAAGGCAAGGTTATGTTCATTTCCAACCTGATCAAGGTTGGTGGCTGTCTGCTGATATTCGCCCACGTGCATCCTTTGATGGCCTACGCCATCGTCGGTTTCGGCGCGGCGGTGTACTCGCCGGCCAAGTACGGCATCCTGACAGAATTACTGCCTGCCGAAAAACTCGTGGCCGCCAATGGCTGGGTTGAAGGCTTGACCGTGCTGTCGATTATCTTCGGCACGGTGATGGGCGGCGCGCTGGTGGGCGGCCGGGTCTCGGGCTTCCTGCTGGGCTTCGACATGCCGGTGATCGATACCGGCATCGAAACCCCGACCCAGGCCGCGCTGTGCGTGGTGGTGGGTATCTATATGCTGGCGGCGCTGTTCAATACCCGCATCCCGGACACCGGCTGCGTCTACGGCCACCAGGAGCGCAACCCGATCCGCCTGATCAGCGACTTCGCCAACTGCTTCGGCATGCTGTGGAAAGACAAGCTGGGTCAGATTTCGCTGGGCGTGACCACCCTGTTCTGGGGCGCGGCGCAAACCTTGCAATTCATCGTGCTGGAATGGGCCAACCGGACCCTGAAGCTGTCGTATGAGCAGTCCACCAGCCTGGTGGGCGTGGTGGCGATCGGCGTGGCAGTGGGCGCGATTATTTCGGCGCGCTGCATCACGCTGCGCAAGTCGCTGTCGGTGATTCCGGTCGGTATCGCCATGGGCGTGATCGTCATGCTGATGCCGCTGGTGCAATCGCTGACGCTGGCCTATCCGCTGCTGATTCTGGTCGGCCTGCTGGGTGGCTTCTTCCTGGTGCCGATGAATGCGCTGCTGCAGCATCGCGGCCACGTGCTGATGAGCGCGGGTCACTCGATCGCGGTGCAGAATTTCAATGAAAACCTGTCGATCCTGACCATGCTGGCGGTGTACTCGCTGATGCTGCGCGCCCACTTGAACCTGAACATCATCATCGTGCTGTTCGGCTTGTTCCTGGCGGGCACTATGTTGTACATCCTGCGCCGGCACCTGGCGAACCAGCGCGAGTTCGATTCGATCAGCCTGATCGGCGAGGCCAAGCACTAA
- the alr gene encoding alanine racemase: MPRPILATIHIDSMKHNLAMAKAKSPGAKAWGVLKANGYGHGLERAMRGFADADGLALIEVDNAVKLRELGWKKPILLLEGFFGPADLHTMAGYQLQAAVHCKEQLEWLEAEAAQLTARGIRFDLHLKMNTGMNRLGFMPDAYAAAHARLRAISCVGSITLMTHFANADDVDHPLLPITEQIRRFELGAAGLPGQRSLSNSAGVLLHHAHLQNDWVRPGIMLYGGTPGGASAEAFGLQPTMTLSSELIGVQDIAAGDVVGYGSRFQADGPMRIGVVACGYADGYPRVAPLGTPVLVDGVRTRLVGRVSMDMLTVDLTDLPQARIGSRVVLWGQGLPIDEVAESAGTIGYELMCALTQRVPVVEG; this comes from the coding sequence ATGCCTAGGCCTATCCTCGCAACCATTCACATTGACTCCATGAAGCATAACTTGGCCATGGCCAAGGCAAAATCGCCGGGCGCCAAGGCCTGGGGCGTGCTCAAGGCGAACGGCTATGGCCACGGACTGGAACGCGCGATGCGCGGTTTTGCCGATGCCGACGGCCTGGCGCTGATCGAAGTCGACAACGCCGTCAAGCTGCGCGAACTGGGTTGGAAGAAGCCGATTCTCTTATTGGAAGGTTTCTTCGGTCCGGCCGATTTGCACACCATGGCCGGCTACCAACTGCAAGCCGCCGTCCATTGCAAGGAGCAGTTGGAATGGCTGGAAGCGGAGGCAGCGCAATTGACGGCGCGCGGCATCCGCTTCGACCTGCACCTGAAAATGAACACCGGCATGAACCGGCTCGGCTTCATGCCGGACGCCTACGCGGCCGCCCATGCGCGCCTGCGCGCGATTTCCTGCGTCGGCAGCATCACGCTGATGACGCACTTCGCCAACGCCGACGATGTCGACCATCCGCTGCTGCCGATTACCGAGCAGATCCGCCGCTTCGAGCTGGGCGCGGCCGGCTTGCCGGGCCAGCGTAGCTTGTCGAACTCGGCCGGCGTGCTGCTGCACCACGCGCATCTGCAAAACGACTGGGTGCGTCCCGGCATCATGCTGTACGGCGGCACGCCGGGCGGCGCCTCCGCCGAAGCCTTCGGCCTGCAACCGACCATGACTCTGAGCAGTGAGCTGATCGGCGTGCAGGATATCGCCGCCGGCGACGTGGTGGGCTATGGCAGCCGTTTCCAGGCCGATGGCCCGATGCGCATCGGCGTGGTGGCCTGCGGCTATGCCGACGGTTACCCGCGCGTGGCGCCGCTGGGCACGCCGGTGCTGGTCGATGGCGTGCGCACCCGCCTGGTCGGGCGCGTATCGATGGACATGCTGACGGTGGACCTGACGGACTTGCCGCAGGCCCGCATCGGCAGCCGGGTGGTGCTGTGGGGGCAGGGCTTGCCGATCGATGAGGTGGCCGAGTCGGCCGGTACCATCGGCTACGAGCTGATGTGCGCGCTGACGCAGCGCGTGCCGGTGGTCGAAGGCTAA
- the radA gene encoding DNA repair protein RadA translates to MAKAKTNYTCTECGGMATKWTGQCASCQQWNTMVETAIESGGNNRYSQPAHMALAQTAPVLSLNDIDAIDVPRFGTGIEEFDRVLGGGLVGGGVVLIGGDPGIGKSTLLLQALANISHMKKVLYVSGEESGAQIALRAKRLAIDARDLKLQAEIQLEKILATLADLKPEVAVIDSIQTVYSDALSSAPGSVAQVRECAAQLTRAAKQTGVTIILVGHVTKEGALAGPRVLEHIVDTVLYFEGDNHSSFRLVRAIKNRFGAVNELGVFAMTEKGLKGVSNPSALFLSQHDNQVPGSCVMVTQEGTRPLLVEIQALVDASHQPNARRLSVGLEQNRLAMLLAVLHRHAGIAAFDQDVFINAVGGVKITEPAADLAVLLAINSSMRNKPLPRGFVVFGEVGLAGEIRPAPRGQERLREAAKLGFSIAMIPSSNAPKQPIEGMTIICVDRIDDAFNKLREIQ, encoded by the coding sequence GTGGCAAAGGCAAAAACCAACTATACCTGCACCGAATGCGGCGGCATGGCCACCAAGTGGACCGGCCAGTGCGCGTCGTGCCAGCAGTGGAACACGATGGTCGAGACGGCGATCGAGAGCGGCGGCAATAACCGCTATTCGCAGCCGGCGCACATGGCGCTGGCGCAGACCGCGCCGGTGTTGTCGCTCAATGATATCGATGCGATCGACGTGCCGCGCTTCGGCACCGGCATCGAGGAATTCGACCGCGTGCTGGGCGGCGGCCTGGTGGGCGGTGGTGTGGTGTTGATCGGCGGCGATCCCGGCATCGGCAAATCGACGTTGCTGTTGCAAGCGCTGGCCAATATTTCGCACATGAAGAAGGTGCTGTACGTGTCCGGCGAGGAATCGGGCGCGCAGATCGCCTTGCGTGCCAAGCGCCTGGCGATCGATGCTCGCGATTTGAAATTGCAGGCCGAGATCCAGCTGGAGAAGATCCTGGCCACGCTGGCCGACCTCAAGCCGGAAGTGGCGGTGATCGACTCGATCCAGACCGTGTATTCCGATGCCCTGAGTTCGGCGCCCGGTTCGGTGGCCCAGGTGCGCGAATGCGCGGCCCAGCTGACCCGCGCCGCCAAGCAGACCGGCGTGACCATCATCCTGGTCGGCCACGTGACCAAGGAAGGCGCGCTGGCCGGTCCGCGCGTGCTGGAGCACATTGTCGATACCGTGCTGTATTTCGAGGGCGACAACCATTCCAGCTTCCGCCTGGTGCGGGCCATCAAGAACCGTTTCGGCGCGGTCAACGAGCTGGGCGTGTTTGCCATGACCGAGAAGGGCTTGAAGGGGGTGTCCAATCCGTCGGCCCTGTTCCTGTCGCAGCATGACAATCAGGTGCCCGGTTCCTGCGTGATGGTGACGCAGGAGGGCACGCGGCCGCTGCTGGTGGAAATCCAGGCGCTGGTCGACGCCAGCCACCAGCCCAACGCGCGCCGCCTGTCGGTCGGCCTGGAGCAGAATCGCCTGGCGATGTTGCTGGCGGTGCTGCACCGCCACGCCGGCATCGCCGCCTTCGATCAGGACGTGTTCATCAACGCCGTGGGCGGCGTCAAGATCACCGAGCCGGCGGCCGACCTGGCGGTGCTACTTGCCATTAATTCATCTATGCGCAACAAGCCATTGCCGCGCGGTTTCGTGGTGTTTGGCGAGGTGGGCCTGGCCGGCGAGATCCGCCCGGCGCCGCGCGGGCAGGAGCGTTTGCGCGAGGCGGCCAAGCTGGGCTTCTCGATCGCCATGATTCCGAGTTCGAATGCGCCCAAGCAGCCGATCGAGGGGATGACCATCATCTGTGTTGATCGAATCGATGATGCCTTCAATAAGCTGCGCGAAATCCAATAA
- a CDS encoding PilZ domain-containing protein, with amino-acid sequence MLVDQRSGAARKILRSKAVVVMDGISPKQGRTLDLNASGVSITLDHKLAAGDLGMVSFELFVEGKAQVVSCQSRVNYCIFSGDHFKIGFQFMNPDLASMATINKYLR; translated from the coding sequence GTGTTAGTCGATCAAAGGTCAGGAGCGGCGCGCAAGATTTTGCGTTCCAAAGCAGTCGTGGTGATGGATGGCATATCGCCGAAGCAGGGGCGGACGCTGGATCTGAACGCGAGCGGAGTGTCGATCACGTTGGACCACAAACTGGCGGCAGGCGATCTCGGCATGGTGTCGTTCGAGCTGTTCGTTGAGGGCAAGGCGCAGGTCGTCAGTTGCCAGTCGCGTGTGAACTACTGCATTTTCAGCGGCGACCATTTCAAGATCGGATTCCAGTTCATGAATCCCGATCTGGCCAGCATGGCCACCATCAATAAATACCTGCGTTGA